A portion of the Citrobacter rodentium NBRC 105723 = DSM 16636 genome contains these proteins:
- the dcuC gene encoding anaerobic C4-dicarboxylate transporter DcuC yields the protein MLTVIELLIGVVVIVGVARYIIKGYSATGVLFVGGLVLLIISALMGHKVLPASESSTGYTATDIIEYIKILLMSRGGDLGMMIMMLCGFAAYMTHIGANDMVVKLASRPLQYINSPYLLMIAAYFVACLMSLAVSSATGLGVLLMATLFPVMVNVGISRGAAAAICASPAAIILSPTSGDVVLAAKAAEMPLIDFAFKTTLPISIAAIIGMAIAHFFWQRYLDKKENITREILDVNEITTTAPAFYAILPFTPIIGVLVFDGKWGPQLHIITILVLCMLIAAVLEFVRGFNTQKVFSGLEVAYRGMADAFANVVMLLVAAGVFAQGLSTIGFIQSLISIATSFGSASIILMLVLVILTMLAAMTTGSGNAPFYAFVEMIPKLAHSSGINPAYLSIPMLQASNLGRTISPVSGVVVAVAGMAKISPFEVVKRTSVPVMVGLLIVIIATEVMVPGASTAVTGG from the coding sequence ATGTTAACAGTTATCGAACTCCTTATTGGGGTTGTGGTTATCGTGGGTGTAGCGCGCTACATCATAAAAGGGTATTCGGCGACAGGCGTGCTTTTTGTCGGCGGCCTGGTCTTGCTGATCATTAGCGCGCTGATGGGGCACAAAGTGCTGCCTGCCAGCGAGTCGAGCACCGGCTATACCGCAACCGATATCATTGAATACATCAAGATCCTGCTGATGAGCCGCGGCGGCGATCTTGGCATGATGATCATGATGCTCTGCGGTTTTGCCGCCTACATGACCCATATCGGCGCCAACGATATGGTCGTCAAGCTGGCCTCCAGACCGCTGCAATACATTAACTCACCCTATCTGCTGATGATCGCCGCCTATTTTGTCGCCTGTCTGATGTCGCTGGCGGTCTCTTCCGCCACCGGGCTGGGCGTGCTGCTGATGGCGACGCTTTTTCCGGTGATGGTCAACGTCGGGATCAGCCGCGGCGCGGCGGCGGCAATCTGCGCCTCGCCGGCAGCAATCATTCTTTCGCCAACCTCCGGCGACGTGGTGCTGGCGGCAAAAGCGGCGGAGATGCCGTTGATTGATTTTGCCTTTAAAACCACGCTGCCTATCTCCATCGCCGCGATTATCGGCATGGCGATCGCCCACTTCTTCTGGCAGCGCTATCTGGATAAGAAAGAAAATATCACTCGTGAAATACTGGACGTTAATGAAATCACCACCACGGCGCCAGCGTTCTATGCCATTCTGCCGTTTACGCCGATTATCGGCGTGCTGGTTTTTGACGGTAAGTGGGGACCGCAGCTGCACATCATCACCATTCTGGTGCTCTGTATGCTTATTGCGGCAGTGCTGGAGTTTGTGCGCGGTTTCAACACCCAGAAGGTCTTTTCCGGGCTTGAGGTGGCTTATCGCGGCATGGCGGACGCCTTTGCTAACGTGGTGATGCTGTTAGTCGCGGCGGGCGTGTTCGCCCAGGGGCTGAGTACCATCGGCTTTATCCAGAGCCTGATCTCCATCGCCACCTCGTTTGGCTCGGCGAGCATCATTCTGATGCTGGTGCTGGTGATCCTGACCATGCTGGCGGCAATGACCACCGGTTCCGGTAACGCGCCGTTCTATGCGTTCGTCGAAATGATCCCCAAACTGGCGCACTCTTCCGGCATCAACCCGGCGTATCTGTCGATTCCGATGCTGCAAGCCTCCAACCTGGGTCGGACTATTTCTCCGGTTTCAGGCGTGGTGGTCGCAGTCGCCGGGATGGCGAAAATTTCGCCTTTTGAAGTGGTAAAACGCACTTCCGTACCGGTCATGGTGGGGCTGTTAATCGTGATTATCGCTACCGAAGTGATGGTGCCGGGCGCATCAACCGCCGTAACCGGCGGTTGA
- the dpiA gene encoding two-component response regulator DpiA, protein MTEPLTLLIVEDEMLLAEMHAEYIRHIPGFNQIWLAGNLAQARMMIRRFKPGLILLDNYLPDGKGITLLHELRETHYPGGVVFTTAASDMETVSEAVRSGAFDYLIKPIAYERLGQTLTRYQQRKRMLEGNDSASQRQIDEMFNAYARGEPKDELPTGIDALTLNAVKKLFADPQVHHTAETVSQALTISRTTARRYLEYCASRHLITAEIVHGKVGRPQRIYRG, encoded by the coding sequence ATGACGGAACCACTAACCCTGTTAATCGTTGAGGATGAAATGCTGCTTGCGGAGATGCACGCAGAGTACATCCGCCATATTCCCGGCTTTAACCAGATCTGGCTGGCCGGTAACCTGGCGCAGGCGAGAATGATGATCCGACGGTTTAAGCCGGGACTGATATTGCTGGATAACTACCTGCCTGACGGGAAGGGGATTACGCTGTTGCATGAGTTGAGGGAGACACATTATCCCGGCGGGGTGGTGTTTACGACTGCCGCAAGCGACATGGAGACGGTATCAGAGGCCGTGCGTAGCGGGGCGTTTGACTATCTGATTAAACCCATCGCCTACGAGCGGCTTGGTCAGACGCTGACGCGTTATCAACAGCGTAAACGGATGCTGGAAGGTAACGACAGCGCGAGTCAGCGACAAATTGATGAGATGTTTAACGCTTACGCCAGAGGCGAGCCGAAAGATGAACTGCCGACCGGAATTGATGCCCTGACGCTGAACGCGGTGAAAAAACTGTTTGCCGACCCGCAGGTGCATCATACTGCCGAAACCGTCTCTCAGGCGCTGACCATCAGCCGCACCACCGCCAGACGGTATCTGGAATACTGCGCCAGTCGGCACCTGATCACTGCGGAAATTGTGCATGGGAAGGTGGGAAGGCCGCAGCGCATTTATCGCGGGTGA
- a CDS encoding IS66-like element ISCro1 family transposase, which yields MDTSLAHENARLRALLQTQQDTIRQMAEYNRLLSQRVAAYASEINRLKALVAKLQRMQFGKSSEKLRAKTERQIQDAQERISALQEEMAETLGEQYDPALPSALRQSSARKPLPASLPRETRVIRPEEECCPACGGELSSLGCDVSEQLELISSAFKVIETQRPKLACCRCDHIVQAPVPSKPIARSYAGAGLLAHVVTGKYADHLPLYRQSEIYRRQGVELSRATLGRWTGAVAELLEPLYDVLRQYVLMPGKVHADDIPVPVQEPGSGKTRTARLWVYVRDDRNAGSQMPPAVWFAYSPDRKGIHPQNHLSGYSGVLQADAYGGYRALYESGRITEAACMAHARRKIHDVHARAPTDITTEALQRIGELYAIEAEVRGCSAEQRLAARKARAASLMQSLYDWIQTQMKTLSRHSDTAKAFAYLLKQWDSLNVYCSNGWVEIDNNIAENALRGVAVGRKNWLFAGSDSGGEHAAVLYSLIGTCRLNNVEPEKWLRYVIEHIQDWPANRVRDLLPWKVDLSSQ from the coding sequence ATGGACACCTCACTTGCTCATGAGAACGCCCGCCTGCGGGCACTGTTGCAGACGCAACAGGACACCATCCGCCAGATGGCCGAATACAACCGCCTGCTCTCACAGCGGGTGGCGGCTTATGCTTCCGAAATCAACCGGCTGAAGGCGCTGGTTGCGAAACTGCAACGTATGCAGTTCGGTAAAAGCTCAGAAAAACTTCGCGCAAAAACCGAACGGCAGATACAGGATGCACAGGAGAGAATCAGCGCACTTCAGGAAGAAATGGCTGAAACGCTGGGTGAGCAATATGACCCGGCACTGCCATCCGCCCTGCGCCAGTCTTCAGCCCGTAAACCGTTACCGGCCTCACTTCCCCGTGAAACCCGGGTTATCCGGCCGGAAGAGGAATGCTGTCCTGCCTGTGGTGGTGAACTCAGTTCTCTGGGATGTGATGTGTCAGAGCAACTGGAGCTTATCAGCAGCGCCTTTAAGGTTATCGAAACACAACGTCCGAAACTGGCCTGTTGCCGGTGCGACCATATCGTGCAGGCACCAGTACCTTCAAAACCCATTGCACGCAGTTATGCCGGAGCGGGGCTTCTGGCCCATGTTGTCACCGGGAAATATGCAGACCATCTGCCGTTATACCGCCAGTCAGAAATATACCGTCGTCAGGGAGTGGAGCTGAGCCGTGCCACACTGGGGCGCTGGACAGGTGCTGTTGCTGAACTGCTGGAGCCGCTGTATGACGTCCTGCGCCAGTATGTGCTGATGCCCGGTAAAGTCCATGCTGATGATATCCCCGTCCCGGTCCAGGAGCCGGGCAGCGGTAAAACCCGGACAGCCCGGCTGTGGGTCTACGTCCGTGATGACCGTAACGCCGGTTCACAGATGCCCCCGGCGGTCTGGTTCGCGTACAGCCCGGACCGGAAAGGCATACATCCACAGAATCACCTGTCCGGTTACAGCGGAGTGCTTCAGGCCGATGCTTACGGTGGCTACCGGGCGTTATACGAATCCGGCAGAATAACGGAAGCCGCGTGTATGGCCCATGCCCGGAGAAAAATCCACGATGTGCATGCAAGAGCGCCAACCGATATCACCACGGAAGCCCTGCAGCGTATCGGTGAACTGTATGCCATCGAAGCAGAAGTCCGGGGATGTTCAGCAGAACAGCGTCTGGCGGCAAGAAAAGCCAGAGCTGCGTCACTGATGCAGTCACTGTATGACTGGATACAGACTCAGATGAAAACACTGTCGCGTCACTCGGATACGGCAAAAGCGTTCGCATACCTGCTGAAACAGTGGGATAGCCTGAACGTGTACTGCAGTAATGGCTGGGTGGAAATCGACAACAACATCGCAGAGAACGCCTTAAGGGGAGTGGCCGTAGGCCGGAAAAACTGGCTGTTCGCGGGTTCTGACAGCGGTGGCGAACATGCGGCGGTGTTGTACTCGCTGATCGGCACATGCCGTCTGAACAATGTGGAGCCAGAAAAATGGCTGCGTTACGTCATTGAGCATATCCAGGACTGGCCGGCAAATCGGGTACGCGATCTGTTGCCCTGGAAAGTTGATCTGAGCTCTCAGTAA
- a CDS encoding deaminated glutathione amidase, producing the protein MFAAAGQFAVSPVWEKNAETCVTLMSQAAQKGVSLLVLPEALLARDDDDPDLSVKSAQRLEGDFLKLLLRESASNTMTTILTIHVPSLPGRAVNTLLALRGGKIIASYAKLHLYDAFAIQESRNVDAGNAIAPLIEVGEFRVGLMTCYDLRFPELALAQALQGADVLVLPAAWVRGALKEHHWATLLAARALDTTCYMVAAGECGNKNIGQSRIIDPFGVTLAAAAESPALIMTDISMERIRQVRAQLPVLRNRRFAPPQLL; encoded by the coding sequence ATGTTTGCTGCCGCCGGGCAATTTGCCGTGAGTCCCGTTTGGGAAAAGAATGCGGAAACCTGCGTAACATTGATGTCGCAGGCTGCTCAAAAGGGCGTGTCGCTGCTGGTGCTGCCGGAGGCGTTGCTGGCGCGTGATGATGACGATCCCGATCTGTCGGTGAAATCCGCACAGCGACTGGAAGGCGATTTCCTGAAGCTGCTGCTACGCGAGAGCGCCTCGAATACGATGACCACCATCCTGACGATTCATGTCCCTTCGCTCCCCGGTCGTGCGGTAAATACCCTGCTGGCGCTACGCGGCGGGAAAATTATCGCCAGCTACGCCAAGCTGCATCTTTATGATGCCTTTGCCATACAGGAGTCGCGTAACGTGGACGCCGGCAACGCTATTGCGCCGCTGATTGAGGTAGGGGAGTTCAGGGTGGGGCTGATGACCTGTTACGATCTGCGCTTTCCTGAACTGGCCCTTGCCCAGGCGCTACAGGGGGCTGACGTGCTGGTGCTGCCAGCGGCCTGGGTGCGCGGCGCGCTGAAAGAGCATCACTGGGCGACGCTGCTGGCCGCCCGAGCGCTGGATACCACGTGCTACATGGTTGCCGCCGGGGAGTGCGGCAATAAAAATATCGGCCAGAGCCGCATTATCGACCCGTTCGGGGTCACCCTTGCCGCAGCGGCGGAGAGCCCGGCGCTGATTATGACGGACATTTCCATGGAACGAATCCGCCAGGTTCGCGCGCAATTGCCAGTGCTACGTAACCGCAGATTTGCGCCACCGCAATTATTATGA
- the lipA gene encoding lipoyl synthase, translating to MSKPIVMERGVKYRDADKMALIPVKNVATEREALLRKPEWMKIKLPADSTRIQGIKAAMRKNGLHSVCEEASCPNLAECFNHGTATFMILGAICTRRCPFCDVAHGRPVAPDANEPVKLAQTIADMALRYVVITSVDRDDLRDGGAQHFADCITAIREKSPDIKIETLVPDFRGRMDRALEILTATPPDVFNHNLENVPRIYRQVRPGADYNWSLKLLERFKEAHPQIPTKSGLMVGLGETNAEIIEVMRDLRRHGVTMLTLGQYLQPSRHHLPVQRYVSPEEFDEMKAEALAMGFTHAACGPFVRSSYHADLQAKGMEVK from the coding sequence ATGAGTAAACCCATTGTGATGGAACGCGGTGTTAAATACCGTGATGCCGATAAGATGGCCCTTATCCCGGTCAAAAATGTGGCGACAGAGCGAGAAGCCCTGCTGCGCAAACCGGAATGGATGAAAATTAAGCTTCCTGCGGACTCCACGCGTATCCAGGGCATTAAAGCCGCAATGCGCAAAAACGGCCTGCATTCCGTCTGTGAGGAGGCCTCCTGCCCGAACCTGGCGGAGTGTTTCAATCACGGCACGGCCACGTTCATGATCCTCGGCGCTATCTGTACCCGCCGCTGCCCGTTCTGCGATGTGGCGCACGGTCGCCCTGTCGCGCCGGATGCCAACGAACCGGTAAAGCTGGCGCAAACCATCGCCGATATGGCGCTGCGCTATGTGGTGATCACCTCCGTGGATCGCGACGATCTGCGCGACGGCGGCGCGCAGCACTTTGCCGACTGCATCACCGCAATCCGCGAAAAAAGTCCGGATATTAAGATTGAAACGCTGGTGCCGGACTTCCGTGGTCGTATGGACCGCGCGCTGGAGATCCTGACGGCCACCCCGCCGGATGTGTTCAACCATAACCTTGAGAACGTACCGCGTATTTACCGCCAGGTTCGCCCGGGCGCGGACTACAACTGGTCGCTCAAGCTACTGGAACGCTTTAAAGAAGCGCATCCACAGATTCCGACCAAATCAGGTCTGATGGTGGGACTGGGTGAAACCAATGCGGAAATCATTGAGGTGATGCGCGACCTGCGTCGTCATGGCGTCACCATGTTAACGCTGGGGCAATATCTGCAACCCAGCCGCCACCACCTGCCGGTTCAGCGTTATGTCAGCCCGGAAGAGTTTGACGAGATGAAGGCCGAAGCGCTGGCGATGGGCTTTACCCATGCGGCATGCGGGCCGTTCGTCCGTTCCTCCTATCATGCCGACCTGCAGGCGAAAGGGATGGAAGTGAAGTAA
- the tatE gene encoding twin-arginine translocase subunit TatE, translating into MGEISITKLLVIAALVVLLFGTKKLRTLGGDLGTAIKGFKKAMNDDDATAKRDADSGIQAEKLSHKE; encoded by the coding sequence ATGGGTGAGATAAGTATTACCAAACTGCTGGTGATTGCCGCACTGGTTGTTCTGCTGTTTGGTACGAAGAAGTTACGCACGCTGGGTGGAGACCTGGGCACGGCAATCAAGGGTTTCAAGAAAGCCATGAACGATGACGATGCAACTGCGAAAAGAGACGCAGACAGCGGCATTCAGGCTGAGAAACTCTCTCATAAAGAGTAA
- the tnpB gene encoding IS66 family insertion sequence element accessory protein TnpB (TnpB, as the term is used for proteins encoded by IS66 family insertion elements, is considered an accessory protein, since TnpC, encoded by a neighboring gene, is a DDE family transposase.): MISLPAGSRIWLVAGITDMRNGFNGLASKVQNVLKDDPFSGHLFIFRGRRGDQIKVLWADSDGLCLFTKRLERGRFIWPVTRDGKVHLTPAQLSMLLEGINWKHPKRTERAGIRI, encoded by the coding sequence ATGATATCTCTCCCTGCAGGTTCGCGTATCTGGCTGGTTGCAGGTATCACCGATATGCGAAATGGCTTTAACGGCCTGGCATCAAAAGTTCAGAACGTCCTGAAGGATGACCCGTTCTCCGGACACCTGTTCATCTTCCGCGGACGCCGGGGTGACCAGATAAAAGTGTTGTGGGCTGACAGTGACGGACTGTGCCTCTTCACCAAACGCCTGGAGCGGGGCCGCTTCATCTGGCCAGTCACCCGTGACGGCAAGGTGCACCTTACTCCGGCTCAGTTATCCATGCTTCTTGAAGGTATCAACTGGAAGCACCCGAAACGAACGGAACGCGCTGGAATCCGCATATAA
- the pagP gene encoding lipid IV(A) palmitoyltransferase PagP has protein sequence MVVNVVIVAKKYFLFITLLIIQVSLPAHAGTDEKGWFNTFTDNVAETWREPEHYDLYIPAITWHARFAYDKRKTDRYNERPWGGGFGQSRWDEKGNWHGLYVMAFKDSWNKWEPIGGYGWESTWRPLPDDNFHLGLGFTAGVTARDNWKYIPVPVLLPLASIGYGPATFQMTYIPGTYNNGNVYFAWMRFQF, from the coding sequence ATGGTTGTAAACGTTGTGATAGTTGCTAAAAAATATTTTTTGTTTATTACGTTGCTTATTATTCAGGTGAGCCTGCCAGCGCATGCCGGGACGGATGAGAAAGGATGGTTTAATACCTTTACGGATAATGTCGCCGAAACGTGGCGCGAACCTGAGCATTACGATTTATATATTCCGGCCATTACCTGGCATGCCCGTTTTGCTTACGACAAAAGGAAAACCGATCGCTATAACGAGCGGCCCTGGGGCGGTGGTTTTGGTCAGTCGCGCTGGGATGAAAAAGGGAACTGGCACGGGCTGTACGTGATGGCCTTTAAAGACTCATGGAATAAGTGGGAGCCTATCGGCGGTTACGGATGGGAAAGCACCTGGCGACCGCTGCCGGATGACAACTTCCATCTGGGGTTAGGGTTTACCGCAGGCGTGACGGCGCGCGATAACTGGAAATACATCCCGGTCCCCGTCCTGCTGCCGCTGGCCTCCATTGGCTACGGACCGGCGACTTTCCAGATGACCTACATCCCCGGTACTTACAATAACGGTAACGTCTATTTTGCATGGATGCGTTTCCAGTTCTGA
- the cspE gene encoding transcription antiterminator/RNA stability regulator CspE, producing the protein MSKIKGNVKWFNESKGFGFITPEDGSKDVFVHFSAIQTNGFKTLAEGQRVEFEITNGAKGPSAANVTAL; encoded by the coding sequence ATGTCTAAGATTAAAGGTAACGTTAAGTGGTTTAATGAGTCCAAAGGATTCGGTTTCATTACTCCGGAAGATGGCAGCAAAGATGTGTTCGTACACTTCTCTGCAATCCAGACCAATGGTTTTAAAACTCTGGCTGAAGGTCAGCGCGTAGAGTTCGAAATCACTAACGGTGCCAAAGGCCCTTCTGCTGCAAACGTAACTGCTCTGTAA
- the dpiB gene encoding sensor histidine kinase DpiB — protein sequence MLVQKNKKPFSFFRQLAFPLRIFLLILAFSVLIIAALAQYFSASFEDYLSLHVRDMAMNQAKIIAANDSIIAAVKQRDYKRLATIADKLQSDTDFDYVVIGDKNSIRLYHPNPEKIGYPMQFTRPGALERGESYFITGKGSIGMAMRAKTPIFDDEGQVIGVVSIGYLVSKIDSWRLDFILPMAGVFVLLLVVLMLLSWFFAAHIRRQMMGMEPKQIARVVRQQEALFSSVYEGLIAVDPEGFITAINRSARKMLGLRSPGRQWLGKRIAEVVSPSDFFTDRIAEKRVDVMMNFNGLSVIANREAIRSGEELLGAIISFRSKDEIATLNAQLTQIKQYVESLRTLRHEHLNWMSTLNGLLQMKEYDRVREMVQGESQAQQQLIDSLRDAFADRQVAGLLFGKVQRARELGLKMEIVPGSQLHQLPEGLDSTEFAAIVGNLLDNAFEASLRTAEGNKVVELYLSDEGDDVVIEVADQGCGVPEALRDKIFEQGVSTRSDEPGEHGIGLYLIASYVGRCGGMITLEDNFPCGTLFSLFIPKVKKNNDGTTNPVNR from the coding sequence ATGTTGGTTCAAAAAAATAAAAAACCTTTTTCTTTTTTTCGCCAGTTAGCATTTCCGCTGCGTATTTTTTTGCTCATTCTTGCTTTTTCAGTGCTGATCATTGCCGCGCTGGCGCAATATTTCTCCGCCAGCTTTGAGGATTATTTGAGTTTGCACGTTCGCGATATGGCAATGAATCAGGCCAAGATCATTGCCGCTAACGACAGCATTATTGCGGCCGTGAAGCAGCGCGATTATAAACGGCTGGCGACCATTGCCGATAAACTGCAGAGCGATACCGATTTCGATTATGTGGTGATCGGCGACAAAAACTCTATCCGCCTCTACCACCCTAATCCGGAGAAGATCGGTTACCCGATGCAGTTCACCCGGCCTGGCGCGCTGGAGCGCGGTGAAAGTTACTTCATTACCGGCAAGGGATCGATCGGGATGGCGATGCGCGCTAAAACGCCAATCTTCGACGATGAAGGCCAGGTTATTGGCGTGGTATCGATAGGCTATCTGGTCAGCAAAATTGACAGCTGGCGGCTGGACTTTATTTTGCCGATGGCCGGCGTGTTTGTGCTGCTGCTGGTGGTGCTGATGCTGCTGTCATGGTTCTTTGCCGCGCACATCCGCCGCCAGATGATGGGGATGGAACCGAAGCAGATCGCCCGGGTCGTGCGCCAGCAGGAGGCGCTGTTCAGCTCGGTTTATGAAGGGCTTATTGCCGTCGATCCGGAAGGATTTATTACCGCCATTAATCGCAGCGCGAGAAAAATGCTTGGCCTGCGCTCGCCCGGCCGGCAATGGCTGGGAAAACGCATTGCGGAGGTGGTGTCGCCTTCCGATTTCTTTACCGACCGGATTGCCGAAAAGCGCGTGGATGTGATGATGAATTTCAACGGGCTGAGCGTGATTGCCAACCGTGAAGCTATCCGTTCCGGAGAGGAGTTGCTGGGGGCGATCATCAGCTTTCGCAGTAAAGATGAGATCGCCACCCTGAACGCGCAGCTCACGCAGATTAAGCAATATGTGGAGAGTCTCAGAACGTTACGCCATGAACATCTAAACTGGATGTCAACGCTGAATGGCCTGCTGCAAATGAAAGAGTACGATCGGGTCAGGGAGATGGTGCAGGGCGAGTCGCAGGCGCAGCAGCAGCTTATCGATAGCTTACGCGATGCCTTTGCCGATCGTCAGGTGGCGGGGCTGCTGTTCGGCAAGGTTCAGCGCGCGCGCGAGCTGGGGCTGAAAATGGAGATCGTTCCCGGCAGTCAGCTGCATCAACTGCCGGAAGGGCTGGACAGCACCGAGTTTGCCGCCATCGTCGGCAATCTGCTCGACAACGCGTTTGAGGCGAGCTTACGCACCGCAGAAGGCAATAAAGTCGTGGAGCTGTATCTGAGCGATGAGGGCGATGATGTGGTGATCGAGGTCGCCGATCAGGGATGCGGCGTACCGGAGGCGCTACGCGACAAAATATTCGAGCAGGGCGTCAGCACCCGTTCCGACGAGCCGGGCGAGCATGGCATTGGGCTGTATCTGATTGCCAGTTATGTGGGGCGCTGCGGCGGGATGATTACTCTGGAAGATAATTTCCCCTGCGGCACCTTATTTTCTCTCTTTATTCCGAAAGTGAAAAAAAACAATGACGGAACCACTAACCCTGTTAATCGTTGA
- the tnpA gene encoding IS66-like element accessory protein TnpA, with amino-acid sequence MSIIFSGHYRMEYRTWITEALRLHFEEHLPRVVAGRRLGVPKSTVCSMFVRFRRAGLSWPLPAGMSEQELDACLYGQFSTVPVVRPESTVISETPVVKKRPRRPNFPYEFKIALVEQSLQPGACVAQIARENGINDNLLFNWRHQYRKGGLLPSGKNMPALLPVTLTPEPDNKIPAPAQEPEQINTPSDSLCCELVLPAGTLRLKGKLTPALLQTLIREIKGSSH; translated from the coding sequence ATGTCCATCATTTTTAGTGGACACTATCGTATGGAATACCGGACCTGGATTACTGAAGCTTTACGCCTTCACTTCGAAGAACATTTACCTCGGGTTGTGGCCGGACGTCGCCTGGGTGTACCAAAATCAACAGTTTGTAGTATGTTCGTGCGCTTTCGGAGAGCTGGCCTTTCGTGGCCTTTGCCCGCAGGCATGTCGGAGCAGGAACTTGATGCCTGCCTTTACGGACAATTTTCCACGGTACCAGTCGTACGTCCTGAAAGCACCGTTATATCCGAAACCCCCGTGGTAAAAAAACGTCCCCGGCGGCCCAACTTCCCTTATGAGTTTAAAATCGCCTTAGTGGAGCAGTCACTGCAGCCCGGAGCCTGTGTGGCGCAGATCGCCCGGGAAAACGGAATCAACGATAACCTGCTCTTCAACTGGCGCCATCAATACCGGAAAGGTGGCCTGCTGCCTTCCGGAAAAAATATGCCGGCACTGCTTCCCGTGACGTTAACGCCGGAGCCGGATAATAAAATCCCGGCCCCCGCACAGGAACCAGAGCAGATAAATACACCGTCCGACAGTCTGTGTTGTGAGCTGGTTCTGCCGGCCGGAACTCTCAGGCTTAAAGGTAAACTGACGCCGGCGTTATTACAGACACTTATCCGCGAAATAAAAGGGAGCAGCCACTGA
- the crcB gene encoding fluoride efflux transporter CrcB: MLQLLLAVFIGGGTGSVARWMLSMRFNPVHQAIPIGTLTANLLGAFIIGMGLAWFSRMTNIDPMWKVLITTGFCGGLTTFSTFSAEVVFLLQEGRFAWALLNVAVNLLGSFAMTALAFWLFSAASAN, translated from the coding sequence GTGTTACAACTCCTTTTAGCGGTTTTTATTGGCGGCGGCACAGGAAGTGTAGCGAGATGGATGCTCAGCATGCGCTTCAATCCGGTGCATCAGGCTATCCCCATCGGAACGCTAACGGCAAACTTGCTGGGCGCATTCATTATTGGTATGGGACTGGCGTGGTTCAGCCGCATGACAAATATAGACCCGATGTGGAAAGTGCTCATCACAACCGGATTTTGCGGCGGACTGACTACCTTCTCCACCTTTTCGGCAGAGGTGGTTTTCTTATTGCAGGAAGGACGTTTCGCGTGGGCACTGCTCAATGTGGCAGTTAATTTACTGGGATCGTTTGCCATGACCGCGCTGGCGTTCTGGCTGTTTTCCGCTGCCAGCGCCAACTGA